TCATCAGTATTTGAACATCTACAGAAAGACCATGCAGCCTCCAAACCTGAACAATGAGGATTGCAACCAACAAAGCCCTGCAAAAGACCACCTGTCATCAACTTACATGACATATAAAGCAAGGAGTTCAccataaaaagaaaaaacatcttGGCAAAACGGATACCTACAGCAAACAGATGGAATGTAAGTGTCAATATGGACAGTTATTTTAGAGTAAAAACTTGAAAACAGTCCAGACTAAATGACCAAAATTTTGTCAAATGCAAGAAAGTACTGACAAAATAACAGCATGATAACACAGAATACTTGTGACCCTTCATTATGGCCAACCATCAAAGCCATTGCAAGCACCATCCACTTGATGGCCTAGAACCATGGCAGAAAATATAAAGATAGTTAAAAAATACTAAAGTAAAAGTTATGGAACATAATTCTTCAAAGCCAAAGGAATATGCATTAATATAAAAGCAAGTTTAGTAACTTGATATTATATGCTAGCTAAATAATGAAGGTCTACAATTATCGCCATGATGGAGTCCGGAGCAGTTATATGCaagcaaatttcatcatagatGTAGTGGAACCAagtaaatcagaaaaaaaaatatattaaatgaagtaagatttcaaacaaataataaaggcaaaaaaaaaatccatttggCTGTCACACAGTTATCCTACATACAAAGCTTTGAGCaacattttgtttccttttataaGCATATAATTAGCATACAACCTGTATAAAGAGAAAAAATACATCTCtccaagataaatattattttcccATGTACAATAATGCTATAAGAAACAAGAACAAATAATAGCAGCAGCAGCATTTAAAGTTATACAATCTTTCTGTTGGAAGAATGACTATTCTCAAAGAATACAAATAGGTTACTGACAAAATCCATGTAAACTATGCAGCTTAAATATATTTCCATGCTATTGCAGAATTATTTTAATCCTGGTTAGATATGAAGAAATTGCATCAAATGCAATTCTCATTTGTTTCTACTTAAAATATGTCACTGCACCATATTGGGCCATAATGGAATTACAACTACCTTCTTGTCCTTGAGAACAAGTGCAATGTTGTTAATCACAGAGTAGAGAAGCCGATAGTCATGTGGTTCCAGTTCATCATCACCACTAAAGTTGGTACACAACAACTTTATTGAAGAACCATGCATTGCCTTAACAAGCTCCTTTGTGTTTTTCTGTGGTGATGAACATGAGCCTGGTGAAAATAAAAAAACAGATAATCCAAATATGATATGTAGACAAAGTTCTTTGTACAGAAGAactttatttgaaaaaaataaacaaGCAAAATAAGCAACAACCGGAAAGAGAAACAAGACCTTTGTTGTAATCCTCAATGCCCTTTGCTTGTGGGAATTTATTGACCACAGTACTTTCTGTTTCGAAAGATTTGACAGCATCACCCACTTGTACTTTAGAAACTCTCTCAACTTCAATTGTTTTATTTTTGTGTTCACTATAGACAACATCAAACAGGATCTCATTTTCACTGTCATCTTTTCTATAGTTGGGCAATTTTTTGTTTACATTTTCAGGTCTCTGATGTATGATTGGTGAAATAACTGATGAGCATTGTGGCTTTTCAGAAGtagaatttttcttcctttcatcaaAAATCAAGTTCCCATCTTGTTCTGCAGGATTCTTGGACCTCCCAACACTCTCAAGAAGTTGCCTTCGATCTTGACAAAGACCGACATAATTTTTCgactcctcaatagctgtttgaaCAAGCATTTCATCAACAGGAAATGGTGCCTGCCGAGAAGATGGAGTTCCTTTCCAACATGGTGAATCAACGGCAAGGCTATGCTGGTCAATTGCTTCTGAAGAACTTTTCATGGATTTATCTGGTTCCACAGAACTGCATATGGATGGAAAAGCATCAGTAATAACCAAATTTGTTAATCTCAAACCAGGATTTTTTGCCGCAGAAAGATTCAAGTGACTGTCAGTAGCATTATTAGTACTGGAAGGAAAATCTTCCCCAAGATCTGCAGCTGAGGGTGTGCTTTTGCTTAGGCTGTAATCTTGTCCTCTCTGCTGATCATGACTCCTTTTGCTCCCTAAGTTTTGGTTGAGGTTAGGCTCCTTTAGCTTAGAAGGTATAGTTGATGAATCATTGGTATTACGTGGCACTTCATGAAGGACCGTCTTATATGACAAAGTAGAATTGACACTTGAAACAGCTCTTAAGTCGGATGGTGAAAATATTTGGCTTGAAACTGAACATGGTATCACTGAACATGAATCAAGTTGTCTCATGTATCTATCATAAGTGGAGTTTGAAACAAAAGTGTCATGCGAACCAATCCCGGGAGTTGAACCTGTTGTCCCAGAGCAATGTATTCCTTTAAGTAAAGCAGTTGGTGCTGAGATCGGGGTTCTAATGTTTTGCTCATAATTCTCCGGTTGCATATTGTGTAACCATTCGGGACTTTGAGATCTGAAGTGTACTTTTTCTGTCACTGAATTAGGAAGTATTCCATGCCAAACACCATAAGAATCACTGTCATAATAGCTACAGCCATTGCCTGCATGTTCTGCAAAACAGCAATCCAAGCAAATAATGCATAAGTGTTCTGTATCATCCTTCAACTTCAGAAAGCACCATGAGATTATCATCATACACACTATAAAAACAAACACACATCTTCAAATCACATAatttactgaaaaaaaaaaaacaagaacagCATTTGCAGTCCAATTTGAAGAGATAGAAGGTGATGTAATGTATGAGTAGAAAATATCAAGCTATTGGAGAAGCAAATGGAACAAAAAAGAAGGATAAGATTGTTCACGTTCTGCATTTTCAACTACAAGACAAGCAgacaaaataaaagaaattataaaaTGTACATGTTAAACTGCTTAGTGAGTTATTCATCTGATCTTGGTTTAACATGGTGGTGTTGTTATGCCCCTGCTTATGCAATAAATAAGGTTTTGACTTAGAAAAGAGAATTAATTGTTTTGTCAAACGAAATtgcaatttatttttctttgagtTGCATTTACTAAATTAGGTCATATCCTTTTGCTAAGTGGGATGTGTTTCAATCAGCAacgaagacaattatcattttctgaattgCTCAATTGTAAGCAAATAAGATTTAGTTTAGTAGCCAAAGAACAGGAATACCTTGAATTTTTGGAGGATTTTTCCTAATCAACTAGAGGATATAATTAAGGATACGAAAATCCTGTGGCATTATGATATATTCGTGATGATTTGATACATCTATAGCAAAAAAAAGAACTATAAAGGAAAAGAACAAGTTGTAAACCCAACTATTTGCAATTGGCCATATGGATCTTTTCTTACTGTTGACCTCTTTTTTGGAAATATCACCAGTCAAACTAAGAGCTGTCAATGTTATCATTTCTTACAAAATAATTAGTTTCCTCTACCTCTCCTCACATCATTAATTGCAATCGATTCATTATATCTAATTAGGGCTATGGTTATCTTTGGTGCATGTCAACAGAAGGGAAGTTTTTGTAGGGAATAAAAAGTTTCCAGTGCTGATTTTTGGGAAAGAGTTGTTTTCCATTCATCCTAGTGGTATATAGCTTTAAACACGTTCAAATAAATCTCACTAAGCAATGTTTATACAGTCTGGAGATGATATACAACAATTTCATTTATGTCTCTCTTTTGTATAATCTTTTGCACTCTTTTGTACAATCTTGTAAATAAACCAGGAGGTTGTCTTGCCCTCCTGGTTAAATTTATTGCTCTCCCTCTTCTCAAGTAATGTATTTTCCAGTTAAAGAAAGAAGACCTCATGTACGGAAAACACATCTTAATGTTTACAATACTGCAGAATCCTATAATGTTCAGTATTAGTGATTCTATAGTTGAGCCAAATTATAAGAAAAGTAAAAGATCACAGCACACTAAAAACTCTTGTTTCCAAACATCTTTAATGAATGTGAAACACCCTCGACGAGGGTATATGGACCAGCATGCAAAACCTGACATGTCAATATTTGTTTAAGAGAATTATTTGATGCTTTTCTACTATCAACAAAACAATGGCTTTTATAATTAACTGTAGATAACACAAGAAACAAATTATTATGCATTTAAccttattatttatctttattgtcaTTCTAGCCAGCGATCTCCTACCTCCTCGATCAATCACAAATCTTTCTCGTCCGTTTACTGAAGAATCCAAAACAAAAGCATGTAGCAAAGGAGGAGTTACATCTTCCATAGACCTTACCAAACTCTTCCCTTCCTTCCCAGACTTTTTTGGCCCACAGGAATATCCAAGATTGCAACTTTAATGAATATCACAAGACAGAGATATGATAAGATCAACTTCATCCAGCGACAGATACTAACTTGAAGTTACAATCAAAGAACCAAAATATGCAATAAATAGCTCTAAAATTCCATGTTCAACGAAAACAATTTCCGACAAAAGCTAAATCATCATTTATTCTGAGAAAAGAGCTTTACGAACGATCCCAGTCAGAGGGAAAGAAACAGATTACCTTCTTGAAAAGGTGACACCTTGTAGCCTAACGACGGTTCCGTCCACGACCAGACCGCATCAGTACGCATCCCATGCCCCATCTCCTCGTCAAACGGCCTGTTCCACGGGTCCGTCCCAACTCCAGAGAAGGCCGAAGAGGGCCTGAACGAATCAACAATCGCCGGCGGCTGCGAGTTAGAATAGTAGTGGGCGAACGGGTCAGCCACGGGTCCAGTGCTCGGTTGGGTACGGAGAGAGCCAACGGAGGAGATGGCGGTGTGGGAGGGCAATAGGGAGGCGGAGGGTCGATCGACGGCGGGAAGTCGGTGGTACGAGGGCGGCGGCGGGGAGGAGTGGAAGATGTGGTCGATGGTGAAAGGGCGAGCCAGAGGCGAGAGGGTGGACGACGAGGAGGGGTTCTGCGGCAAGGGCGGGGGCGGAGGAGGGGGCGGCGGCGGGGAAGGGAGGCGATTGCGGTAGGAGCCACCGCCGGCGCGTATCATTGcatcgcgagagagagagagagagaagaggaggagagacCGAAGGGAGagcggaagaggaagaggaagaaagggaAGGAAGCAGAGCAAAGGAGTAATTTTCGTGACATTATGGTGGCATTAATAAATATGGACTTTTGAACGGCCTTTTTGAGTCCCACTTTTTTGCCCTTTTCTTTatagattttatttatttatttatctcttTAGAGGAATTACTGATTATGATTATTACTGATTATGACGCTCCCAAATTCATTTTTaccgtagattttttttttacttgaacgAAAATACTCTTATAGTTTTATCTAAATAACTTAATCATGCTattcaaaaaattctttaaatttgATAATGAATTGtcataatttttttagaaaataatagtAGTAATTATCTTGTAATCATATTAAAATTattctaaaataattaatattgtttttaaaaaattatgataattgatttttttttcaaaaactaaGAGTATTTTcatctaaattaataataaaagtaatccggataaaaataatattttaattaaaaattctcACAAACTCTTGAGGAACGATATGATTATTTATAGATAGGATTACGAACATGATGAAATGATGTTTAAGTTAATATAGTTTAAGAATCCCCAATATTGGTATATAATGATGTCTGAGTTATGtaattctattatatataatatataatttctgGATCATGTGATATTTGAGATTTGAgataatatatataatgattttcgGATTATATTAAAGATAAGAAACGGTAATTTACTTTTTTTTAGATTAGTTCTATGGATTTTTTTGTCATTAGACTCTGTTAAAAACAATATCACTTGTTAAACTAATTTTGTTAGATCTTTTCTATTTACTCTCGGAGAAAAAATCTATAAATAGATTTTTCTCATCTTATTTCTTACTGAAAATGCAccatttttcataaatataaactgttttttttttttgcaagcaCTAAGTGGTGAAAGCGAAGGGTGATTAATAACTTAATCGACATcttctataaatatatatttttttatataatattatatttttataataattttatgtattcatattttatattctgatatttttatattaaaaatcgattaagttaaataaatatattatgatatttattttatacgattaagattgacttataaaaataaaataaatatattattattatttttagtttaaatattttgatcaataatttaaattaaacaaaattgatacatcaattaacccattaaattgatatattattattaatcatCTAACACcattaataagaaaaaaatttccaTAGTAAATTGACGTGTGAGAAAGAACATTTCATGGGTCTAAAGAAAAATTGAAGTGATGAATCATCTGTTATTACTTAGAAAAATAGTAGTGGAAGCTTTCTATTGCTTCGATGTTAAGCCATGTCTGCCCTCCTTCCTTTGCAAGTCTCTCGCCATTGAACTCTAAGATCACAGCTTTGGGGTCTTCACAAAGTTGA
Above is a genomic segment from Musa acuminata AAA Group cultivar baxijiao chromosome BXJ3-4, Cavendish_Baxijiao_AAA, whole genome shotgun sequence containing:
- the LOC135636992 gene encoding uncharacterized protein LOC135636992, with the protein product MIRAGGGSYRNRLPSPPPPPPPPPPLPQNPSSSSTLSPLARPFTIDHIFHSSPPPPSYHRLPAVDRPSASLLPSHTAISSVGSLRTQPSTGPVADPFAHYYSNSQPPAIVDSFRPSSAFSGVGTDPWNRPFDEEMGHGMRTDAVWSWTEPSLGYKVSPFQEEHAGNGCSYYDSDSYGVWHGILPNSVTEKVHFRSQSPEWLHNMQPENYEQNIRTPISAPTALLKGIHCSGTTGSTPGIGSHDTFVSNSTYDRYMRQLDSCSVIPCSVSSQIFSPSDLRAVSSVNSTLSYKTVLHEVPRNTNDSSTIPSKLKEPNLNQNLGSKRSHDQQRGQDYSLSKSTPSAADLGEDFPSSTNNATDSHLNLSAAKNPGLRLTNLVITDAFPSICSSVEPDKSMKSSSEAIDQHSLAVDSPCWKGTPSSRQAPFPVDEMLVQTAIEESKNYVGLCQDRRQLLESVGRSKNPAEQDGNLIFDERKKNSTSEKPQCSSVISPIIHQRPENVNKKLPNYRKDDSENEILFDVVYSEHKNKTIEVERVSKVQVGDAVKSFETESTVVNKFPQAKGIEDYNKGSCSSPQKNTKELVKAMHGSSIKLLCTNFSGDDELEPHDYRLLYSVINNIALVLKDKKGFVGCNPHCSGLEAAWSFCRCSNTDDVDQINMKGKMHSVGHNNVNDELQKDNNTNLRKVNDITQIYENALSKSFSEREENTQTLLYKTLWIEAEAAACRLKYELQLTQTKTQSENLKDSRSDTSSSLPFAHDLQGHKDKGVLVGTISPTKVSEGISKCQNPHEASATCESNKSEDIESSVMTRYKILKDRSVSSSYRSMEELDPEDTGTCSGTREVVYGSPDVANTSSIKDLPVNLADLGFMESVMQTYDEDRPTPRSLHLTAVQPLGAASDEELGSGLNISGYVDAKRMFSGPLNGSLIQSYMTYNQGNWSLTSGYENSSSEWEHVLGEESTQH